The genomic DNA caactgacctgaactagtgggaactcatggaccccagtctgactgCTGGGGCACCAACATGTGACCAAACCAggtctcctgaatgtgggtgtcagctaaaagcactgggcagtctatggggtctctggcagtggaaccaggatgtatccctagtgcataaatggacttcAGGGGCCCATTTCACACCCAGGGATACTTTTTAGCCTatatacacaggggagggcctaggtcctgccccaaatgacttgacagatttttgatgatccctcgtggaaggcctcacaatccctGGGGCGTGGATGGGGGATAGGATGGGgtggttggtggggggggggcatgggaggataagAGGGatagggaattgggattgacatgtaaaataagattgtttccaatttaaataaaatttattaaaaaacatgGGATTGATTGTGGGCTTGGTGTTTTGAAAGAATAGGTGTTTGAAAGTTTAATAATTTGGAAGGGTATAATTAGAAACAGGAACATTACCTTTTGGGGATTACACTTAGAAGCAGTGGGCTCATTTATAATCAGCAGTGAATATTTAATGAGTCTTTCTCATGTACTGGGCTGGACTGGGTATTTGTGGAGCACAGTATGAAAACCTCATGCTCATCATCCTTCTTGGGTTTACAGAGCCAAAAGAGGCCACTCCATGTGCAGTGGTAACACTGAGCATTCTAGACATTCTtctcatatttaaataaaaatatgtaaaagccTCAGAAAAGAAAGTTGTAGATTCTTACTGGAACTGAGATGGTATGACTGTAGttcttggttgttttattttcctactcAAATACCCTTGAGATGTGTCTTGTGCAAGTAAAtcataatctatctatctatctatctatctatctatctatctatctatctatctatctatctatcatctggcTAGTTGGATCATCAGGAAGGTGGATAACATTCACTGAAacagtgtttattttctttatgttgtaattttaaaattatatctcaTCAACttcaatttgtgctgtccatatactTCTGGATATGCGGCCAGAAGGTGGTTGAACTACCAGGGGCCACATCCTTAAAGGAAACTAACTATTCCTCCCCCAGAAGACATCAACTGTGATAGACACTCAGTCCAGGGTGGAGGCTTGTGAACACTTTCCTCCTACACATTAGAATGTCCAGGCTTCATTGTACAGGTCTCATACAGGTACTGTGGAGTTGCTATGAGTTGCTATGAGCTTGAGATTGAGTCCTGACATGTATAGGTGACACTGTTTCTTTCTGTCCcagttcttacagtctttctacctcttctttagcaatgttccctgagccttggggagtGAGTGTAGTATGGATGTTTCATTTGTGATTGAGCAcaccacagtcacttattctctgtactttgatCAGTTACGTGTTTCTTGGTTAACCTCTGTGCACTGCATAAAGAGACTTCTCTGATGAGATTTGAGAGCTCTATTGATTTTCAGGTAGAAAGGCAAGCTTGGAAGACAGTATGATGCTAtgtccatttaacaaaataataatattaagttCATTTCTGAGGCTTGTAAGGTGCTGTAATTTTTTTCCCTGTGCtaaaattgaacccagatccttggGCATGCTTGGCAAGCCCTCTACCCTTTAAGTATGTTGCTGGCTCTGGGCTGAGAAGCTATTGACTTTTTGATGTTGGTATCTTGCTGGATGGATCCTACCTTGATTTATTGCATTCATTTGCTCATCCTGGCTGTCTTGGGCTCAAAAATGATTTGTTGATTTGTTTAAACTGTACTTTTCCTACAGCTTAGCTGTtgcatatgtttttaaatgtttgaatatTGATTATATAATTAAACACAAGGAAACACAACTATTGTCTAAGTATACTAGTGCCCAGAAAAATAGTGAGTGACATTGACAcaatcattttgtttcattttattttagttattgatGTTGGGATCAAACTTCAGTCTTTATGCCTCTGAACTAAGGCTCCCAACTCTATTCACTTTCTTTATATGCAGTGTTTTAATTTAGTGCTACTTAGTGGCACATGTTTGATTTTCATATTGTAGAATTTTAGAGGTTAAacagggatttatttatttatatgttcattttttgagacagggtctcagtatgcaCCCATTATATAATCACACTCTTCTTGTGTCAGCTTCCTAGTGTGCCACATGTCTGTCCTTGAATCAAGCCTGCTTgcctcccctctttcctccctctcttcttcctactCTATTCTTTTCCCCTGTCTTATCCATGTTTCTCTCTttacttcctcttttccttctctttttctttgtttctattattttttcagCCATTTCTTTATTTACAGTTTGTGTTCAATGCAAATCAATTCCATAACATGAGAATTTACTATGAATCAAAgcataaatacacaaacacaatatACAGTCAAATAGATGTACAGCATTCAGGTAGGAGGTGAGAGGAatgttcattcacacacacagtagcTTCGGATCTGAGGTCTCCTTGTTCCCAGGTGGGTTTCTAAAGATGGAGAAAGTGACTCTGGTTATCAAGACTACTGTGGCCATATTAGATCCCAGAATGTGTAAGCATCAGTGTGTGACCACGTgaacaaaagatttttttcatggaATGTCTATGTTATAGAAGGTATGTGTATATGAAGGCTGTTGGAAAAACTTAACTGTAGAACCAAACCCCCTTTCAGGCACAGGACCAATGTCAAACTATCTAAAAATATGAACTGATAACCAAAGTATTCCAAATGTGGCTATTCTgatccattgttttgtttttctctttttaagaaaaGTATTTACAGAAATTGTATAAAAGACTTTGTGAATTCAATGCAAGTTAACGTCCAGTCTTCATGTCCCAAATATTAGGTTTATGGTTTTGGCTCCTTTGCATATTTGCCTTTAGGATTTGAAGATTCATAATTTTACCTTCCTAACAGACCACACCTTAAATCATGAAAACCCCTCAGCATATGCAGAAATAAAAAGCAGCAACTGAAATTGGCTGATGTCAATGTAATTCTGCTGATGGAATCAGTTAAGTGAACCTGGCACTCTTGTTAAGTGAAAAAAGATGATGGAAAATGCCTACTATTTGACTTTTGAAATAAGATTTATTCAATGATGGCTGGATTTGGGGGTCAATTCCAATACATAGTTGCCTGGCACATGCCAATTACTAATAAAGGTCAAATATAAGTTGAACTTAAAGCCACAGAAGGAGGGGgtaaaatgttaattttcaaaGAGAACAGCTCAACAATGTGGAGCTTTACCTAGAGTTTAGCATATTAAATTAGTAGTAATGAAACAATACATTGAGGATTTAAAGTAACACCTGGTAGTTCCTTccaacatatacataaataacatCAGAGAAACCTTTAATGTCACCTAGCTGTGTTATGGCTTCACAGGCAATGAGCCAATGAAAACTGAATTTTCATCCCACATTCCATCCTCATTTCTACATAAAACCTATGCTTGATTTCAAGATAGACCAGGTGTCCGCATTTCCTAAGCCTCGTTCAAGGCACTCACGTCAACGTTGGATGTTATCACTTCATCTTGAACATAAAACTCCAGCGGATTCAATATTGGCATTCATCATCTGTCATACCCTTCACATGAATTTTCAAAGTTTTCTGTTGAGGTGTAGTAGATTTGATGTGGACCTGTTTCTTCCGGGTCACACTGGACTTGTGGTTACCATTTGGGCTGGGTCTAGAAGATGGGGAAGTAGAGATGTTTCTTGGACTGAGTCTCTAACAGTAGAAATATACATGAGAAAGTGAGATGGCGAGGAGACCAGCTGTTGACTGCAGGGCACTGCCACCTGCTCTGGTGGTGGTATTAGATGGATTTGGGGCAGTAGAGATACTCTGGTTACTTGAAAATGGTGCAACAGATGTTTGGTTGCAATAAATCTGCGTGGGTAGGAGTAGTGCCAGAAGCAGCAACCTCAGCCCCCGTCTGACCACCACAGCTCTGCCCATGTCCGCTCCGTCGGTGCACAGCGCGACTCTCTGGATGCTCAGTGCGTGGAGATCTGCTCGGCTTGCGCGGACGCAGGCAAGGtctgtttctattatttttttttgaaacagggtttcactatgtgtcCCTAACTGggctggaattcactatgtagacaaagctggctttGACTCACGGAGACCCACTGCTTCTGCcacccaaatgctgagattaaatgtatatatactatgctgggctctctctctctgataggGTCTCATGCATCCCAACCTGGGCTTGAAACACTTTGTGAActgggatgaccttgaactatttGGATTCTTGTTGTCATCTCTCAAGTCCTGGAATtttaggtgtgcaccaccaagcttGGCTAGaagaattttgtttcttaaatggCAAGTACACATTCTGGAGTATTTGTCTATtgttattctttatattttacatattgtcttttgctgtgagaaaacaccatgaccaaggtgacTTAGAAAAGAATTTaatctggcttacagtttcagagggttagagtctgtgATGCTAGATAACAGGAATCTGAGCGCTCACCTCTCGATTCACAACCATGAAACAGAGAGCTGCCTAGAAATCATATGGGCTTTTCAAACCTCCAAGTCTCCCCCCACCCTGTGACAGTCttatccaacaaggccacacctcctaattcttcctaaACACTTccacaaactggggaccaagcattcaaatatattagtTTACTGGGGTCTTTAAATGagtatacacattttattttattatttaatatgtcctttctatttgtttactttcattttatgtgtatttgcctgcaagtatgtatatgtaccacatgaaTGCCTAGTatccatggaggctagaagaaggcattagatctccTGCAACTGGAGTCACAAAGGGTtctgagccaccacatgggtgctggaaattgaacttgggtcccctggaaaagcaaaggtgctcttaaatgctgagtaTCCAGCCCCGTATTATTGATTAGAAGCTCATTTATCTATCTAGGAGTACTTGCTCTCTATATCCTGGCtctccctgattttagtggacaATGTAATACTGCTGATATGGACAGCATTGTGTAGCAGCCATTAGCTCTCACCCTGATTTTTACTGAGATTTAAGCCCACTGCTTCCCCTTCCGCTACTCGGGCAGCTACCATTTCATTCTGCATCTACAAACCATGCAGTATTTCTTCCTATGAATGGCTCACTTTACTTAACATAATGTCTTCAAGGTTTATCTGTGTCATCGAAAACtaatatttccttctttaatGTTCAGTGCTGACTAGAATTGCACTGTGTTTATAGTGCATGTTATAGTACATGTTCTTTTTAATACACATATGTGTTGTTATACATGTAGCTTGTTTTCATCTCATGTCTATGCACATAATGGTGTCACAAACATGGAAGTACTAATAATTTTCTGAAATCTTGATTTTGATCCTTTTTATATGCATAAAGAAGATAATACTTACCTGGTAGGGGAGATACCATGATCACAGAGGTGGTTTTCCCAGGGTGGAGCTTATCCATTTCATTATGGATGTGCTGACCCCTGTGATTTCTACAAATGTGAGAAACTCAActgcataatttgtggtagtggggAACTGCGCTCACAATCTCtcctgaaataaaaaagaagatcaTGTGGTAGTTCTTGTGTACGGAATTCCATGctgttttccatagtgactgCATAATTTTGCATTGCATTCCTGACACCAGCGTACAAGATCTAATTTCTCCACGTTCTTTATGACATTTGTTGcctttttgtatgtatgtgtgtatatatgtgatatatgtgtacatgcacaggtgtgtgcatggaagccagaggttgatgctgACTATTGTCCTAAATCATCCTAcactttattctttgagatagggtctctcactgaaacttgGGCTTGTCAGCTTGGCTAGACTGACTGTTTAACAACTATACCCCATGCCCTTATCTCTATATCTCTAcatgcctagtgctgggattataaggtcccaccctttgctcttcatgggtgttgaggattgaactcagttccttatgctgtgtggcaagcactttaccaatttaTCCATCTTCTCAGCCGCCTACCCCACCCTTTTTTTCCAGTGCTGGCCATTATAACAGGTATGAATTGTTATGTTTGATttgattgttttgatttgcatttcccggaTCATGGTGGCACTGAGAACTTTCAATGTGTGTGTTGGCTTTCTGTATGTCTTCTAGGCACTGGATTATGACTTTTTCACTTTTTACTATTGAGTTGTAGAGGTCCTTTATATATTTGTTCAGGGAATTAACTCTTTGTCAGATATgtgttttgcatatattttattctGCTCTCTAGTCCAGCTTGCACTCTACTGGTATGTTTTGCTATGCAGAATTTTATAATTTGATATAGTCCAAATTGTTAATTAGACAAAAATAATATTGAGGTCAGGAATCAGACATGTTAGTAATAGCAAAAATAACACCAGAGTCCTTGAGAACTTACAATCCACAATTAGGCTACAGGTTCTGTTTCCATTGACAAAAATCATATTTCTTCACCATGTACTGCAGAGCTCAGATTAATCAACACTTATTTTTGTTGAATTGATGCCTATGACTAAAAGTCAGGTACTCAGATATTTCCTGCAAGGTTGAAAAATTTGTTATAATAATATTAGGCCTGACTTGTAGACCAAGGTTAAATATTTGGTATGGGAAAACTCATTGCTAGAATatggaaggaaaaaatgtttGCATGAATTTGATAGGTGTTTGTCATGGAAGGCTGGTTCTATATATACACTTCATGATAATTAACTCACTGGCCTATTTAATAACTTCAGATAGCCCAGCTCTTTACAAAGGACCTAATTTTTCTATTcattaagaaaatatcaaaagaCCTAATTTGCAGAAGTGACACTCTACATATGAAGAAAAttggttttctgagaaactatcaacatttaaaacttaaaatagagTTTTACTGTGATCTTTAGGTGTTCTATTAATCAATGGCTGAATGGAAACACATACATTTTGTCCctaattattttagaaatattgtcAAATGCTTTTATATATAAGTCAACActctacataattaaaatatgattttttatgAGGTgtgattattcttttttatttaaattagaaaaaatcttgttttacatgtcaatcccactcccctttccttcctctccttctctgcccccccccactccctatcccatcccatttctgctccccagggaggctgaagccttccatgggggatcttaaaagtctgtcatatcatttggagcagggccctcCCCTGtaatctaggctgagagagtatccctttatgtggagtgggctccgaaagttcattcgtgtactagggataaatactgatcaactgccagaggccccataaatttcgcAGATCCAAATAGACACCcgcgttcagggggtctggatcagtcctatgctggattcccagctatcaatatggggtccatgagctccgacttgttcaggtcagctctttctgtaggtttcaccagcctggacttgactcctttgcttaccactcctccctctctgaaactggattccagagttcagctcagtgtttaattGTGGATGTCtgtttttgcttccatcagttactggatgaaggctctaggatggcatataaggtagtcatcaatctcattattggggaagggcatttaaggtagcatttccactattgcttagattgctagttggggtcatccatgtagatccatggacatttccccagtgccagatttctctttaaacgtataatggctccctctattttggtatctcttatcttgttctcctctataactcccctgactaaatcttcctgctccctcatgtcctcccctcccccacatctccccttctctttctcctaactccttctcccctcccccatgcttccaattagctcaggagatcttgtccctctctccttctccaggagaccatgtatttCTAGgatcctccttccttcctaacttctctggcagtgtggattgtaggctggtaaccctttgctctttgtttaaaatccatatgtgagtgagtgcataccatgtttttctttttgtgactgggttacctcactgaggatggtttcttctagtttcatccatttgcctgggaatttcgagattccattgagtagtactccattgtgtaaaagtaccacatttcctttttccattctttagttgcttccaggttctggctattacaaataatgctgctattaacatagttgaacagatgtccttgttatatgaatgtgcatcctttgggtgtatgcctaagagaggaattgctggatctttttgTAGACTGATTTCTATTTGCCTGaggaaccatcatactgatttcgaaagtgctgtacaagttggcacttccaccaccagcggaggagtgttccacttccctacatcctctccagcataaactgtcattggagtttttgattttagccattctgacaggaacaagatggtatctcagagttgttttgatttgcttttccctgatggttaaggatgttaagcactttcttaagtgtctttcagccatgttagattcttctgttgaggattctctatttagttatgcaccccagtttttaattggattatttggtgttttggtgactagcttcttgagttctttgtatattttggaaatcagtcctctctcagatgtgggattggtaaatatcttttcccattctgtgggctgctgttttgtcttgttgactgagacccttgccttacagaagcttctcagtttcaggaggtccactTTATtaattgtctgtgctactggtattatgttcaggaagaggtctcctgtaacAAATATTTCCAGGgaacctcctactttctcttctaagaggttcagtgaggctggatttatattgaggtctttgatccatttggacttaagttttgtgcatggcaatagacatggatctatctgcagtcttctatatgccagcatccagttatgccagcaccattaaTTGAAGATGcgttcttttttccattgtatagttttagcttcttggccaaaaattaggtattcataggtgtgtgggtccataccagggttttcagttcacttccattgctctacctgtctatttttgtgccaataccaagctgttttcaaggactacagctctataatagagcttgaagtcagggatagtgatttctctggaagttcctttattgtacagggttgttttggctatcctaggtcttttgtttttccatataaagttgaatattgttctttcaaggtctgtgaagaattgtagtgggattttgatggagattgccttgcatctatagattgcttttggcaagattaccatttttactatgttgatcctacctatccgaGAGCATGGGATATATTTCCATTTacaggtatcttctttagtttctttctttaaagactcaaagttcttgctatacaggactttcacttgtttgattagtgttaccccaagctattttaagttgtttgtggcaattttaaaggatattttaagttgtttgtggagatgtttctctgatttctttctcagcccatttatcatctgtatatagtacggttactgattttttgaggtaatcttgtatcctgtcactttgctgaaggtgtttattagctttaggagttccctggtagaaattttcaggtcacttacataaactatcatatcatctgcaaatagtgaaagtttgacatcttcctttccaatttgtatacctgttatctccttttgttgacttATTGCTTTAAGCTAGAacctcaagtacaatattgaagaggtatggagagagtagacagtcttgttttgttcctgattttagaggattcacattgagtttctctccgtttagttTCATGTTAACTGTTGGTTtactgtaggtttttttttttttttttgcatctagtgatatgatcatgtgatttttatttttcagtctgtttatatggtggattacattgatggattttcatatgttgaaccatccttgcatcactgggatgatggctacttgatcatggtggataattctctgagtgttcttggattcgatttgccagtattttattgaatattttttcatcaatgttcatgacagatattagtctgtagttctctttcttacttgtgtctttgtctgtcttAGGTACtgaggttattgaagccttgtaaaaagagtttggcaatggcccttctgcttctattgtgtggaatagtttgaggaCAATTGATATTagatgttctttgaatttctggtagaattctgcactgaaaccttctggccctgggctctttttggtttggaatcttttgatgactgcttctatttcattaggggttatagatctatttaaattgtttatatgttcttgatttaatttagataagtgatatctatccacaaaattgtccatttcctttagagttttgaattttgtagagtacaagctttcaaagtatgacctaatgattctgtggatttcttcagtgtctgttgttacgtctcccttttcattcttgattttgttaatttgcatgttcactctcttcGTTtgggtaagtttggataaaggtttgtctatcttgttgattttttttgaagaaccaactcttgaaacTTTGTCTTGTTTtacttgtttctactttattgatttcagccttcaatttgattatttcctggcatctactcctccagagtgtgtttgcttctttttgttctagagctttcagttgtgctgttaattctccagtttcttcatgtgggcacttagtgctatgaactttcctgttagcactgctttcaaagtgtcccataagttagggtgtgttgtgtcttcgttctcattgaattctaggaagtctttaatttcttttcgtTATTTTTTCtgtgacccaggaatggtgcaattacgCTTTGTTCaatatccatgagtttgtaggttttctgcaatttgttttgttgttgaattctaactttaagtatggtggtctgataagatacagggggttaacACTGCcggagaaactagtaaacaaggaagaccctaaaagagacaaactttgtcccctggagaaggggaaagggtcaccatcccctgagcaaattgagaacatgggaagaggggggaggaagctacgagagtgagaagggaagaaaaggaaggatgcagacgtcatgaggaagcagaaattttgagtcggGTGtgtattagaagaaaggacatatgataggtaggattttagttgggggggtggtagaggaggaagggagggagaagggaactgggattgtcatgcaattcaatcttgtttgtaatacaaatatatgaaaaaagaaaaaaaagaaatacaaaattcttGTAACTGTGTCAatcaagggaaggaagaaaaaatcaTGGCAATATTATTAATCTGTGACTATTAAGATgaataaaaatgcatttcattgttggcaaagaaaatattttaagatggtATGTATAATAATACATTGCTTTGTGAAACAGatgtattaaaaaataagtattagttaataatttacattattttataatgGAAATTGCTATATGAAACAattcctataaaaagatacagggggttattccaattgtGTTGTACCTATTCAGGTTTGCTGTGTTGTCAAGTAAGTGGTCagatttagagaaggttccatgtggtactgagaagttatattgttttctgttttgatggaatattctatagagttctgttaaacccaattgggtcataagttCAATTAgttcatttgttctttgttaagtttctgtctggtgtacCTGTCTAGTGGAGAGAGTGGAgggttgaagtctcctacttAAAGCatgtttatttgtgatttgaatttcagtaatgtttcttttatgaatgtggatgcttttgtattgggggcatggatgttcagaattgagacttcatcttgatggatttctcctgtgatgaatatgaaatgacctccttcatctctttttattgattttattttaaagtctaatttgttagatattaggattgctacacccacttgtttcttgggtctattagattccaaaatctttttccaatccttaactctgaggtcatatatgtgtttgaatttgaggtgtgtttcttatatgcagcagaaggatggactctgtcttcatatccattctgttagttgTGTCTTTTAATAGGTGTGTTAAGACCAACAATATTGAGGGAtttt from Cricetulus griseus strain 17A/GY chromosome 1 unlocalized genomic scaffold, alternate assembly CriGri-PICRH-1.0 chr1_0, whole genome shotgun sequence includes the following:
- the LOC100773223 gene encoding signal transducer CD24-like; protein product: MGRAVVVRRGLRLLLLALLLPTQIYCNQTSVAPFSSNQSISTAPNPSNTTTRAGGSALQSTAGLLAISLSHVYFYC